From one Shewanella sp. GD04112 genomic stretch:
- a CDS encoding Cu(I)-responsive transcriptional regulator, which produces MKIGEVAKHTGLSVKSIRYYHDIGLVCGERNEAGYRVYRHRDIESLKFVHQCRDLGFSLEDCKLLLGLRNNDSRNAEEVKQLTRNHLAYVEEQIGKLQNLRSQLQQMVSECQGGDQPHCAIIDSLNHQH; this is translated from the coding sequence ATGAAAATTGGTGAAGTCGCGAAGCACACAGGGTTAAGCGTTAAAAGCATACGCTATTACCACGATATCGGCCTTGTCTGCGGCGAGCGTAACGAGGCGGGATACAGGGTCTATCGCCATCGGGATATCGAATCGCTGAAATTTGTCCACCAGTGCCGCGACTTAGGTTTTAGTCTCGAGGATTGCAAACTCCTGCTTGGCCTTCGCAATAACGACAGCCGCAATGCCGAAGAGGTGAAGCAACTCACCCGCAACCATTTGGCCTATGTTGAGGAGCAAATTGGTAAATTGCAGAATCTTCGAAGCCAGTTACAGCAAATGGTCAGCGAGTGCCAAGGTGGCGACCAGCCCCACTGCGCGATTATTGATAGCCTTAACCACCAGCACTAA